Within Oncorhynchus nerka isolate Pitt River linkage group LG8, Oner_Uvic_2.0, whole genome shotgun sequence, the genomic segment TCATTAACGCCCTACAGAGAAGAGCGAGAGGATGAATTCAAATAACTATAAATAaatcatatatttttttttaagtcatTAATTAAATATCAATCTCAAGACCCCAAATGTATCAAATCCAGAATTTCCTGAAGTTAATTAAGAGTCTATTGACCTATGTGTCAATCTAAGTGACATAATAAAAAAATCTGCATCAAAATCTGTCCGTTTTTGCATGGGCTGCTTCTCTATCCATCGTATCCGCCTATGTCGGGCCTTccacatctgcggtggaaggtggtcGAGCCACAGTACAAcgttgtcagaccatgagacacccCAAAAATCGGTCTATTCACCAAAACACCTGTAGCGTGCAAACTAATATGGCCattctatggaaagatgagactctcatgaacacaatggtgttctcagTTTCGCTCTACGGTGTGCCAATTTATGTCTATAGCGTCCGAaccgtttgggctacaaactaatataaccccactatggaaagggaaGATTCTCACGAACACAATGGTATTCTCCGTTTTGTTCTACAAGTGTCATgggtctcgtctgaaggtaactggTACCTGTAAAAAAGAAACGAATGGAAgcatggaggtagttttgtgccaacaaaaaaaAAGTGGTTAAGCGTGTCCAAAAAACAAGATAGAAACCATATGATTTATATTTGGACTTTTTTGCATTTTAAAAATTTGCCTACAGGGGTCATAACTTTTCAAATGAAATAACTAAATTAGacatagtatgaccatcttaaaacaatgtcatatgttagcttagtagactTTTAGAGGTTAAAATGACTTTCCTCCAATCACAAATCCCAACTCACTTTTCCTGGGTATTGTAAAATGTATACTAATTTGAAGGCAGTTTTCCATACCAGGGTGGTGTTTTTGGACAAGCCTACAGCGATGTAGCCTCTGGACTCTCCTCGTAGCTGGAGGGAGAAGTTCTGTCCCGAGTACTGCCGCGTGGAGACGAAGAAACATGAACCAGCCATGGCCGGGTCACAGTCTGATGGCTCAGCAGCACAGAACTGAGTCTTTCCACAATCCGCCCTTGAGATGTTTTGCTGTGTATGAAGAGTCCCTCATTAGTTGCTGTTGTGTTTGTCATTCATTTTAGCTTAAAGGGTCAATATGCAATTGGTAGACacatttttttacttttaaatCAATGATATTGATTCTTGACGAATATCAAGAAtaaagcttgttttactccgtTTGCCTCATTGTTTTCTATGTGAGATAGAGTGCCTGATTGGGAGTTTCAACTGCACTATTGCTTGATCTACTTCCTGTTTCCATGTCAGTCTGTGAGTTTTATTGTTGAGGAAAGAAAGAGATAAGATTAGAGAGGGAAATAGTGATAGTTGAGAAAGGAAaaacagaaagagtgagagaaaatgTTTTTCTTTTGTAGTGTGAAACTGTGAGACATGTAGCCTAGGTAACTCACCGTGAGAGCTGGGACGGTGGTGGTGACAACAGTGGGGGCTATTGCCGTGTTGGGTGTAATTGTCGGTTTGGGTGCCATTGTGGTGGTGGGTGCCATTGTGGCGTTGGGTGCCCTTGTAGTGGTGGGTGCCATTGTGGCGTTGGGTGCCCTTGTAGTAGTGGGTGCCATTGTGGCGTTGGGTGCCATTGTAGTGGTGGGTGCCATTGTGATGGTGGGTGCCATTGTGGCATTGGGTACCATTGTGGCATTGGGTGCCATTGTGGCATTGGGTGCCATTGTAGCGTTGGGTGCCCTTGTAGTGGTGGGTGCCATTGTGGCGTTGGGTGCCCTTGTAGTAGTGGGTGCCATTGTGGCGTTGGGTGCCATTGTGGCGTTGGGTGCCCTTGTAGTGGTGGGTGCCATTGTAGCGTTGGGTGCCATTGTAGTAGTGGGTGCCATTGTGGCATTGGGTGCCATTGTGGTGTCGGGTGCCATTGTAGCGTTGGGTGCCATTGTAGTAGTGGGTGCCATTGTGGCATTGGGTGCCATTGTAGCATTGGGTGCCATTGTAGTGGTGGGTGCCATTGTGGCGTTGGGTGCCATTGTGGCGTTGGGTGCCATAGTAGCGTTCAGAGTCATTGAAGAGTTCTGTGCCTCGGCTCCCATCGCCATGCACGCCATTACCATGATGGCTGCGATCATTAGTCTGCCGCTATTGTCCATTCCTGATACAGTAACAGAGATCCAGGCGATTAGGATatgtaataataatgataatattaacaataacaataatgaaTAAAAAGGACAGCTACAATGAAACATTTACAAGTGTAATAATCACCAGTCAGATGCATTGCACCATCATGTTGATTATGATACTAAACCTATTTCAAAAGCTTTGAGATGTATTCATGGGAATATAAAATTAGATATACCAGTTTGAATAAACACATTAACATACATTGGTCAATAAAGATCCCATGGTACtaatcgtaagagtaggggtgttaaccccagtggcAAAGCGTCCTATCTCGCccgtaaatgagaatgtgttctcagtcaacttaactGTTAAAACAATGCTTCAATAAAAGGAAAAGAAAATGCCAGTGAATAAACATAGGCCTGCCATTATTGTGGTAATTGGTAATTAATTGTTAATATCATGGGTGGTGAATtcgacaacaacaaaacactgctTAGTGAATGGGTAAGCTTGTTGAATTAAGACTAGACTGTTATTGTTTTTACATGATTAATTAGTAGCCTAGATCCACTAATTAAATTAAATAACGTGACAAAAACAACGAAAAACATCCATAGGCTATTCCAGGGAGAAAAGGTTCATAAATTATAATCTGATAGTATTTCTAAAATTAACCAGGGCCAAATAAATCAAGAAACGTAATAGATTTTGATTTTAAAACAAAGAATGAGTTGTTGTTTTAAAACATCCACATGATTAGATAAAAGTGATGAAAACTTTACCTGTGACTTGGAGACTTGCGCGATTCTGTGAGGTAAAAAGCGTCGCACCACACCTTGAACAAGTTGTGCTCACGGCTACTGTAAATACAGCTATACTGTTAAAACAGAGGTGTGGCCGAGGGGAAGATTCTCTCAATCACCCGCTATTTACACAGCATTTGCGAGGGGAGGAGGGGCAAAGGATGGAGAAACCTGCTTCTCTCCTCAGGTGCTGCCTTTCTGGGAGGGTGTACTGAGTGGAAACAATTGCTGGTCATACGCCTGATACTCAGACAATAGATTGTGTCGAGTCACTGCACCCTTTTTATGGATCCGATTTCTTCTATTCCCGATTGTAATCAAGTGGCCAAAGGGTTAGACACCAGTTTTTGTGAAGGAAAGAAATATGCACTGGCTTTAGTTTCAATGGCCCAAATGAATACATTTAATTTGTCGGAAGATGACAGAAGTTTATGTATGGGACCACCCATACATAAAATGTACGCACGCTTAGGATAAAAGGGTCTTCTAAATGACATATTAACAATCCAGATAAAGTGCAATATTGTGAACTATAAAATATCCTACTTGTttcaaatatacagtgccttcggaaagtattcagaccccttgactttttccacattttgttacgttacagtcttattctaaaattgattaaataagatgtttttttctaagcaatctacacacaataccccataacgtcaaAGTGGAAACAGAATTttagaatttttgcaaatgtatttaaaactagatctggggaaggataccaaaacatttctgcagcattgaaggtccccaagaacacagtgacctcaatcattcttaaatggaagaagtttggaaccccaaagactcttcctagagctgtccgccaagccaaactgagcaatcgggggaggagggccttggtcagggaggtgaccaagaaccctgtcacaccctgatctgtttcccctgtccttgtgattgtctccaccccctccaggtgtcgcttgtttttCCCAGATCATTTATGCCTGAGTTTCCTGTCTCtttgtgccagttcgtcttgtacgtccaagtcaaccagcgtatTTTCCCCGTGCTCCTGCCTTCTCTATTCtctttttgctagtcctcccgggaTTTGACCCATGCCTGTTTCTGGattctgtacccacctgcctgaccattctgcttgccttgacctcaagcctgcctgccactctgtacctcctggactctgaactggttttgaccttttgcctgtccacggccattctcttgcctacccctttttggatCAATAAACatctaagactccaaccatctgcctcctgtgtctgcatctgtgtctcgccttgtgccctgatagaacgaactggccatgacagacccagcagacttggatTAGCTCTGCTACgctgtctccctgcagggagccACTATTGGGAGGCATGAGGAGCTACTACGGGACCTGTTGGAAGAGCTTTGTTCCCTGATGGAACGCCACGACCAAGGGTTTAAGGCTAGCATGGAGCTAATTAAGGAGTTAACTCATAAGCTGTCTGCTATCCCTGAGAAACCCCAATCTCCCGGTACATTTTTTCCTTTTATTTTTGAGTTGGTACAGCCTACCCCGGTTCCCCGAGAACCATGCTTACCTCCTCCGGAGAGATATTCTGGGGATCCTGGTATCTTTTGGGGTTTTCTTTCTCAGTGCTCTCTCATTTTTGAGCTACAGCCATCTTCATCCCCTTCGGACCGATTGAAGATAGCGTATATTATTACACTAATGTCAGGAAGGGCGCTCTCCTGGGCCACGGTTGTTTGGGAGCAACAATCCACCCTTTGTTGTCATCTCTTTGGAATTCATGGCAGAGGTGAGGAAGGTATTTGATTCACCGGTATCCGGAAGAGAGGCGGCCAGTAAGCTTCTTGAATTATGTCAAAActcccgtagtgtggcagactacgtgGTTGATTTTCTTGGCCGCCGAGAGTGCCtagaacccagagtctcttttcGATACCTTTCTTCACGGACTATCTGAGGTGGTTAAAGATGAGCTAGCTGCTCGGGAATTACCGGTGGACCTCGACTCCCTCATCGCTCTCACCATTAGAGTTGATGGATGTCTATGGGAACACTGGAGTGAGAAAAGGTCTGGCCTCGGGCACACTAGTTCATTTGCTAGGGCTTGCTCACCTTCGAAGGAATCCGGAAGTTTCCGAAGGCAGTTTTTCAGAGAGGAACCGAAGCCACCCGAGCCCCCTCGTGAATCATCTACGACCGGTGAGTTGGATACTCCTGAGCCAATACAACTGGGAAGAGCTCGGTTATCGGTTAGGAAACGCTCACGAAGGTGGAGTTCTAACTGTTGTCTGTACTGTGGTTAGGCAGGACATTATATAGCTAACTGCCCTATTAGGAAACCCCTGTCTCTGGTCGGTACAAGTACTCTGGTTAGCCAGACTGAGAATTCCTTCATTCCCATCACCCGCACACCTTTGTTTGTGCTTTTGCTGTGGGGAGACCAATCTAAGTCTCTCCGAGTGCTCATTGATTCTGGGGCTGATGAAAGTTTTATGGATGCTACCATGGTTGCTGAATTGGGTATTCCCACTCAACCTCTGTCCCTATGGATGCAAGGGCACTGGATGGCCGTTCTATTGGAAGAGTCACCCACAGCACTGTGCCCGTTCATATACGGGTATCAGGAAACCATAGTGAGACTATACAGCTTCTCCTCATAAATTCACCCCTTGTTCCTGTGATTTTCTTGGCTCCAGAAACACAATACGTTTATTGACTGGACCACAGGCTCCATCCAGGGTTGGAGTCCGTTTTGTCATTCTCATTGCCTTAAACGGCACAGCCGTCCTTGAGACGTTCCCCTCAGGACGTGAGCAAAGCCACGGGTGTCTCTGCCGTCCCCACTGAGTACCATGACCTCCTGAAGGTTTTCAGTAAGGCACAGGCTACTTCTCTTCCTCTGCACCATCCTTATGATTGTGCCATTGATTTCTTCCCAGGCACCACACCACCTCGTGGTCCTCTATATTCTCTATCTGGCCCGGAGACCAAGGCGATGGAAGAGTATATTGAGGAATCTCTGGCTACTGAAGGCATCCGTCCATCTGCATCTCCTGCCggcgcagggtttttctttgtggagaagaaggacaagaccctgaGTCCGTGCATTGACTACCGGGGTCTTAATGATATAACAATCAAGAATCGTTATCCCCTACCACTCCTCTCCTCGGCCTTCGAACCTCTCCAGGGAGCCACCATTTTTTCCAAACTGGAACTtcggaatgcctaccacctggttCAGATACGCgaaggagatgagtggaagacagcctttAATACAGCCAGTGGACATTATGAGTACCAGGTCATGCCGTTTGGACTCACAAACACCCCGGCTATTTTTCAAGCTCTGGTAAAAGATGTGCTTCGGGTCATGCTAAACCATTTTGTGTACTCTGGTTAGCCAGACTGAGAATTCCTTCATTCCCATCCCTCGCACACCTTTGTTTGTGCTTTTGCTGTGGGGAGACCAATCTTAGTCTCTCCgagtgctcattgactctggggctgatGAAAGTTTTATGGATGCTACCATGGTTGCTGAATTGGGTATTCCCACTCAACCTCTGTCCCTATGGATGCAAGGGCACTGGATGGCCGTTCTATTGGAAGAGTCACCCACAGCACTGTGCCCGTTCATATACGGGTATCAGGAAACCATAGTGAGACTATACAGCTTCTCCTCATGAGTATCAGGTCATGCCGTTTGGACTCACAAACACCCCGGCTATTTTTAAAGCTCTGGTAAACGATGTGCTTCAGGACATGCTAAACCATTTTGTGTTCGTTTACCTGGACGACATCCTGTTTTTATTCCGGTTTGCCCAAGAACACGTTCTTCATGTCAGACAAGTCCTCCAGCGTCTCCTGGAGAACCAATTGTGTGTGAACGCCGAGAAATGTGAGTTTCACCGCTCAACAATCTCCTTTCTGGGATATGTCATCGCTGATGGAAATGTCCAAATGGATCAGGAAAAATTGAAAGCGGTGGTGGAGTGGCCTCAGCCTACGTCCAGGGTGCAGTTGCAACGTTTCCTGGGGGTCGCTAATTTCTACCGCCGTTTCATTCGGGGCTACAGCACCCGGAGGCCCTCTTCCGCATATACAGTTCCTCTACCACACCCTCTGTCTCCGAAACCATTCTCCCTACCTCATGCCTTGCTGCTTCAGTGGATTGGGGTATTGAAACCTTTGGTCGCAAGTCACAATGttcccagcctgaacctgaaggGGGCCAGGCTAACCGATTATTTGTTCCTAACTCAGTCCGATCCCGGTTCCTGAAATGGGCTCATTCCTCAAGGCTGACCTGTCATCCAGGTTCCCGTCGTATCCTAGTCTTCATCCGACaacgtttctggtggcccacaatGGTTCCTGATGTCTCTGCCTTCGCCACCGAGTGCACAGCTTGTTCTCTCGATTCTCCAAGGCcgcccatttcatccctctccccaaaTTACcctctgccaaggagacggcccagcttatgttgcagcacgtcttccggatccatggactcccggtggacatggtctccgaccggggtcctcagttctcgtcaCAGTTCTGGAAGGTGTCCTGCTCCCTCATTGGATCGTCGACCAGCCTGTCCCCTGGATTTCATCTCCAATCCAACGGCCAGTCGGAGCAAGCCAACTAGGACCTTGAAACCACCCTGAGATGCCTGGTCTCAACCAACCCCACTACCTGGAGCCGACAACTGGTCTGGGTGGCGTATGCCCGGAGCACCCTTCCCTGTTCGGCCACGGGACTCTCTCCTTTTGAGTGCTCTTTGGGGTATCAACCTCCACTCTTCCCGGAACAAGAGCAGGAGGCCAGCGTACCCTCGGCTCAGATGTTTGTCTACCGACTGTCGATGTACCTGGAGAAGAGCTCGGGGGGAATTCTCAAGACCAACACCAGGTATCGTCGTCAAGTTGAACGTCGTCGGACCCCAGCTCCCCGCTACCGCATTGGGCATGGCTTTCCACTTGGGACCTGCCCCTTCGGGTGGAGTCCCGCAAAATGATCCCCTGTTTCATTGGTCCTTTTCCCATCTCTAGAGTCCTTAGTTCCACTGCTGTCCGTCTTGTGTTACCCAGTACCCTCCATATTCACCCTACCTTCCATGTGTCTAGGATTAAACCGTGTCTCACAGTCCTTTGTCTTGTTTTTCTAGGCCCATCCCTCCCCCCGGGTCATCGATGACCAGCCAGAATATACGGTGAGATGCCCCTTGAGGGTTCGACCACAGGGtaggggtttccagtacctggttgactgggagggttatggcccggaggagaCGTGCTGGGTCCCTGCTAAAGACATCCTGGACCCGGCCCTCATTGACGGTTttgacctcaagcctgcctgccactctgtacctcctggactctaaactggttttgaccttttgcctgtccacgacctttctcttgcctacccctttttggatCAATAAACATTGGCATAATAAtcaagactccaaccatctgcctcctgtgtcttcatctgggtctcaccttgtgccctGTGTTATGTACGCCTCTTGgaggagggaacgcaacaccctgctacactcaactccccgtggagtgaaagaggtatgcGGTTGTAGGTGCGGATAAggatgacagaggcagagaaTATTACCGTTTACAGGGAATTGATTTCCTTAACACGGTAAATGTGGGGAAAAGGGGCCAgatggaaccaaagcaaagaaagtaaaagttaaagagccccctctcctaccttacctacctacccactacttactTATTCTTAATGCCACCTGGCaagctaaccaaaatacaggggctGGTCTGctcaggtcttacctagtgtgcataaACAGAGtacatactacgggtatatgtatgcccgcaggcctcttgcttaaacactcccaaggtgccttccccttcccctctggGAACAAATTAAACAGAATAATACAAACTTAAAGTGAACAATTTCAATAATCAAAAATACTGAGTCCTATTGGCACACACATACCTCAGAAGTAGCAGCTACAAAATACTTTCAACAACTCTGTCTCTgcgcaacaaccaacacaggacatccaAGAAGCTCTTTCTCTCTAACAAAGGAACACTGGCTTTGATCCAGCTGCAGAAGGAGTTTGTAATTGCCGAAAGCTCTATCCCCTTAGGAGAGGGCGGGATCAGACCTCCAATCGTTGATGGGgctgaccaatcagctgcttcgaatccaggaagccatttcctgaaatacacatacatacatatacacaaacaAACCCAAAACACAGAAACTCGGGAACGTAACACGCCCACCCCAAAACCTGCAAACTCCCAGTTTGCAACAATAAAAACCAACACTCATCCCCAGTTAATAAACCCGTGATAGAGCGTCGGTAACCACATTTGCCGAACCCTTCACATAGTTCATCTGTATATTGTATCCTTGTACAATCAGAGCCCAccgcataaggcgctggttctgaTTGTACATTTGCTTCAAAAACACCAAAGGATTATGGTCCATGAAGACCAGTACAGGCAAGGCACTGTAGCCCACATATACCTCAAAAAACTGTAAGGCTAGCAATAAAGCCAGCGTCTCTTGTTCAATGGTGGAGTAACTTGACTGACACGAGTTGAACTTACAGGAGAAGAAACGGACGGGCCGATCCACTCCCTCTTCATCTTCCTGCAAGAGAACCGCACCCACCCCCACTATACTAGCGTCTACCTCCAACTTAAAACATTTGTCAAAGTTGGGGGAGGCGAGCACAGGGGCACTACAAAGTAGCGCTTTGGCGGACTCAAAAGCATAGTTACAGTCCTGGTACCACTTAAATGGTACTTTAGGACTAAGAAGAGATGTAAGGGGAGCTACTACCATTGAAAAATTATTACAGAACGTACGATAGTACCCTACCATCCCAAGGAATCTGCTGGGCGGCGAGTCGTGGGAGCAGGAAAAGCAACAATTGCTTCCACTTTGCCAGTTACTGGGCGCACTTGACCTCGTCCCACCCTGTTCCCTAAATAAGtcacagtagccttcccaaactcacacTTGGCCAAATTGAGGGTTAACTTCTTTGAGACAGgcgggcagtattgagtagcttggataaaaatgtgtccagagtaaactgcctactACTCAGTCctagaagctagaatatgcatataattagtagatttggatagaagtAGCGGCTATAAAATACtttcaacaaccaacacaggacaagaAGCTCTCTCTCTAACAAAGGAACACCTGCTTTGATCCAGCTGCAAAAGGAGTTTGTAATTGCCGACAGCTGTATCCCCTAAGGAGAGGGCAGGATCAGACCTCCGATCAGACCTCTAAATCAGCTGCTTCGaatccaggaagccatttcctgaaatacacacatacatatacacaaacaAACCCAAAACACAGAAACTCTGGAACGTAACACCTGataaacccgatggtcactctgacagagctctagagtttctcTGTAGAGATCAGAGAatgttccagaaggacaaccatctctgcagcactccaccaagcaGGGCTttctggtagagtggccagactgaatccactcctcagtaaaaggcacaagattctctggtctgatgaaaccaagattgaactctttgaactCCAAAgagaaacctggcacaatccctacagtgaagcatggtggtggcagcgtcatactgtggggatgtttatcagcggcagggactgggggactagtcaggatcgaggcaaagatgaacggagaaaagtacagggagatcattgacaaaaacctgctccagagcactcaggacctcagactggggcgaaggttcaccttccaagaggacaatgacgacaaagcctatttcccctcaggaaactaaaaagatttggcattggtcctgagatcctcaaaaggttctacagctgcaacatcgagagcatcctgactggttgcatcactgcctggtacggcaattgctcagtctctgaccgcaaggcactacatagggtagtgcgtacggcccaggacatcactggggctaagctgcctgccttccaggacctctacaccaggcggtgtcagaggaaggccctaaaaattgtcaaagaccccagccaccccagtcatagactgttctctctactaccttatagcaagctgtaccggagtgccaagtctaggacaaaaaggcttctcaacagtttttacccccaagccataagactcctgaacaggtaatcaaaggggtacccggactatttgcattgtgtgcccacCCAACCCCCCCGACCctctttttatgctgctgctactctctgtttatcatatatgcatagtcactttaactatacattgatgtacatactacctcaattgggccaaccaaccagtgctcccgcacattggctaaccgggctatctgcattgtgtcctgccacccaccacccgccaacccctcttttacgctacttctactctctgttcatcatatacgcatagtcactttaaccatatctacatgtacatactagctCAATCAGCCTgattaaccggtgtctgtatgtagcctcactacttttatagcctagctactgtatatagcctagctactgtatatagcctgtctttttactgttgtttattcctttacttacctattgttcactgAATACCtgttttgcactattggttagagcctgtaagtaagcatttcactctaaggtctacacctgttgtattcgacgcacgtgacaaataaactttgatttgatttgaagcaaacagccaagataacgcaggagtggcttcaggacaagtgaATATCCTTGaattgcccagccagagcccggattgaACATCTCTAGTGaaacatgaaaatagctgtgcagcaacgctccccattcaacctgacagagcttgagaggatctgcaaagaagaaagggagaaactcctcaaatacatgtgtgccaagcttgtggcatcatacccaagaagacttgatgctgtaatcgctgccaaacgtgcttcaaaaaagtacagagtaaagggtctgaatacttatgtaaatgtgatatattttTTATCGATATTTTTtagacattttcaaaaatgtctaaaagcctgtttttgctttgtcagcaTGGGGTATtacgtgtagattgatgaggggggaaaaaacaactTAATCCCATTTCAGAATAAGACCGTAATATAagaaaatgtgggaaaaagtcaacggtctgaatactttccaaatgcactgtatttcgTATTAGTTGTTGATTCTGCCGTGGGTCATATTGCCCAAACATTCTGGCGTCACTTTGTGTTTGACAAGACAAATGTCATgtgagacacacgcacgcacgcacacacacacactaacacacacactaactggtgCATCCACTGAAAAATGCCCAGCCGATCTCCTAGCTGCATTGTCTGAACTTCACTGTTGTGTTATTTGGTAGATCCTCCTAACAACCCCCTGACTAAGCTTTAGTTGCTGTATTTAACTGTCATTAGAGTAGAAGAATAGACATGGTAAATTGAATGGTTCAAGGTGTCCTTGTTGCTACCAATAGACAGAGACATTAGATTCcatagaccagacagacagagaggtctaTGGAATCTAATGTCTCTGTCTATTGGTAGCAACAAGGACACCTTGAACCATTCAACTTGAattcaacttttttttaaattatatggtTTCTTATATTATTACATAATCAAACATGACTCATTGCTCAATATCACTTCATTCTCCAAAACGTATCATACGATCATATCAACATCTTATCTGAAGTGAACTGGA encodes:
- the si:cabz01007794.1 gene encoding mRNA decay activator protein ZFP36L3; the encoded protein is MDNSGRLMIAAIMVMACMAMGAEAQNSSMTLNATMAPNATMAPNATMAPTTTMAPNATMAPNATMAPTTTMAPNATMAPDTTMAPNATMAPTTTMAPNATMAPTTTRAPNATMAPNATMAPTTTRAPNATMAPTTTRAPNATMAPNATMAPNATMVPNATMAPTITMAPTTTMAPNATMAPTTTRAPNATMAPTTTRAPNATMAPTTTMAPKPTITPNTAIAPTVVTTTVPALTQNISRADCGKTQFCAAEPSDCDPAMAGSCFFVSTRQYSGQNFSLQLRGESRGYIAVGLSKNTTLGVNDTTYVCANNNGTMKFFTTLLLNKVLTVTGTLAVDSVKGSVNGQIIQCTFFATLPEATRSTRSTDTSFVLSISNGTVINGTLGTPKVVLVNNAAVDLANPNSTVINSLNAAPTNSTSTITATSNIAATSNTASSHALGLQHTLSQALLILLGVLGMMML